The following is a genomic window from Hypomesus transpacificus isolate Combined female chromosome 14, fHypTra1, whole genome shotgun sequence.
TCTGCTGTTTGAAGAAGAGCAAGGTTGCACTCAAAACTCGAACTTTTCTTCGCCATCTGCTCTcatcaactcacacacacacacacaccttcttctTGCTAGCGAGGCGAGCAAGGACTCCGCTGCTCTCCCAATGTCCCACAATCCTCCTGGAGTATTCGTAGGAGGGGAAGAAGCACACAACGCCCCCGGGAACCACGTTGCACAGGTTGGAGAGAACACGCCCCGTCTCATCcatctacacccacacacacacacacacacactcactcctgtTAACACATGACCTTCTATCCCTGGGAATGCAGAGCGTGCATTGTGACAGAAGCAGTGTGGAGTGTGTCACCGTGCACGGCATGTCTCTGTTCTGGAAGGTGAACTCCAGcggctggccagagggtccgCTGGACAGGACCACAGGGAGGATGTTGTCAGGGGGGATGACGTGGCCTGCGGCGCAGACAAACACACCGACGGACGTGACCATGGTGCCACAGCAGTGAGGCCCacagactgtttgtgtgtgtgtgtgtgtgtgtggatggcgAGTGCTCACCGCAGGAGAACTCGGTGATGCGCTCCTCGCCCACCCCGGCGGAGAACAGCAGCTCCTGCTTGAAGTCGGACACCTGCGAGCGCAACACGTTCCGCTAAATCCTTCAGATGCGGAGGTTCGTCGTTCTACTCGATATCTATCTAAGTACGTGCGTGCTTGTGCCTGCTCTTACAGGCTGCATGGTTCCTCCCGCGATGATCACCGCCCTGCAGTCCTTGAGCACCTGAGCGAAGTGCACGGCTGGGTTCAGCAACAGGAACTTCACGCTGCTCGACGACACGCAACCTAGAGAGACGGAAACAGGGGCTGTGGATGCAGGAGtggcgtgtgtgcgtttgtgtgtgtttgtgtgctggtgTACCTTGTGTCTGCACCACAACCCGGCCGTCAGCATTGCTGTTGGTGAGAGCCATGAGGAAGCCTTCCACCTGCATCATAGGTGAGGCGGACAGCACCCTTTCCCCCTCTGGCGGCCCCTGCTGGTTTGGAGGAGCTACTGCGCACAGAGGGAAATGGGAGCCGCAGCAACAGGGGGGGGCTGTTGGTCAATGTCATCCATACTCGCGTTATTCCCATGAATGTGAGTCAGCATTTGCACTGCTCCGGGCTTGTCCGAGCGGCTCACCGCTCTAATACGCGCCCCATGTAGGTTTGAATCTGGCCGTttaccacctctccccctctcccctctctcttttcctatcCTCTCCATAATAACTATCTCTGTCAATAACAAAAGCAGTGATGCCCCTCGAAATATACATCTTCAGCGTCAGCACTGACCCGTGTTTGGATTGGACAGCGTCTGGAGGTAGCGGTTCAGCCCCCCGGTGCGACGGTTCTCTTTGTCGGCGGCGTGCGCGAGGGGGCCGGCCGGCGTGTGAGTGAGGGGGCCAGCCGGCGCGTGCGCCGTCACACCGCTGCCTGCGTACTTCTCAACGAAGCCACTCAGCTAGAGGAGGGGACAGCATGGGTACCTCTGGTAGTCTGCACTTTAAAACACTCAGACTGTATGCGGAGACGCACTGTACAAAGCGCTCGGTTGTTTTTACCTTCCTGCTGATCATGCTCTTCTCAAAGTATCTCTGCACCTGGAgcgagagagggtggaggttgaGGCGGTcagggtgaggctgtgtgtgtgtgcgtgattggtaaacgggggagggggggattcgAACACGGCTGCAGGGATGCCGTTTCCGTGCCTACCTTGAACAGGTTGATGTTGTCTATCTGAGCCTTGAACAGGAAGTTGTTGATGGTGAACATCTCTGTCCCTGGGGTGACGCAAAGTCACATCAGTGGCTGCAAACTGCGAATggaacccgtgtgtgtgtgtgttgttacctGGCAGAGTAGTCTGGCTCTGTGGATTCTGACCCACCTTCCCTGTAAAATTAAGAAAATCCGATTCAGACTCGAGTCCCGTGTTTGTTGGACTCACCCCTCACTCAGTTGTCCACCCAGACACGCAGCAGGTCACTCACCTCCCAGCACTCGCACCAGCCCCTCCAGCACAAACAGGATCTGCCTGATATACATCAGGTTCTTGGCTTTTAATCGACTCCTGGcagacgaacacacacacgcaagtaagcatgtaggcacacacacacagcagggacaGGTGACAAGCAAGTGTTGCGTTAAGAATTCTAGATTAAGTTATAGGTATGTAACAGTGAGATAAatccatgtgtgtatgcatgtgtccaTGTCCTCACTTGTAGCGGTCAGAATACTGTGTGAGCTGAGAATGTGCACGGCAGAGCTGGAGACAGAAAAGATAGGAATCAAATCCTTATTCCCTTCGACAACTACCGTGCATCAATTGTAATGCTGAATCAAATGAACACAAGGTGCGTGTgtctgagtgcgtgtgtgcgtgtgtacctgtGCTCCAGTGAGCTCTGAGCTGTGTATACAGGAGAGAGTATCGCTGAGGTTGTGGGCTTCATCTATAATCAGCACCTGaagccaaacaaacaaaaggtGGATCTCACGTCCGTGGATGATTGCGTAACCATGTTCTTTGTGAGCGGAAATTCACCTGCCCCTTGAGCTGGACACCTGAGGCACGCCTCGTTCCTTCGTGGAGCACCATCTGATAGGGCAACAccaccagctacacacacacagacacactattaCTGCAATATCAATTTGCAAAGTACTTCAACAACGTAGCGTgaatgagtgtgcgtgtgttacctGCGCCGGGGGAATTGCGAGGCGGGTGGCGTAGTAGGGACAGGCCTTCGCTTTTCTGCCCAGACCGAGGAGTCCCTCGATATCGCTCACCGCCCCCAAGACTTCATCTCGGAGATGCTGCAGGCCCGTGGCACCGACGTAGGGACACACACTCTTTGCTGCCCCCCGTCTACGCTTCGCACCCTCATCCTGGGGCCGCTTATCTGACAggaagaaccagagagagagagagatgttgagagagagagaaagacatgatTTTGGGAAGGCCTTGAAGCCACAAGCGCATGGATGAGCCCATGGACGCGTGTTCTCACCGTGTTTGTTCTTCTGCATCTCCATGCAGCGGTCATTGATGCGCTGGACGCTGCCCAGACGACGCACTTCCTCGTTAATGCACATGTTCTGCGAGATGGACGCACACACCCGTGAATTGGCACATACGCACTGTAAATGTGCACACGCTCAGCCGAATGTATGCAAATGCCACTGACATGCAGGAGGCACActgtgtacaagtgtgtgtgtgtgtgtgtgtgtgtgtgtgtgtgtgtgtgtgtgtgtgtgtgtgtgtacctgtcgtgAGCCCAACGTGACCAGACTGATGTCCTGACTGAAGGGGCTCTTCTGAACTTCATGGACAAACTGGGCCAGCTGGGAATGGGTGCGACTGCAGTAGTAAATCTAATCCAACACACTCCCGAGTTatgacacacacgcagacaggtGCTGTAATCATTGGTTTCTGAATGCCAAagcgaaaacacacacaccttggtgaCATGCTCCTCCACCaagtcatcatcatcctcatcatcgccAGCACAGAAcctgttagagagagaaaataaacacaCTTTCTAATTCCGCGAGATTACCGACCCTAATCTTCGATTGGCTGGTTATCAACCTGTCCCCATTTCAGACTGGTGAGGTACTCACTTGTTCTTGGTGTTCTTGGACTCATCATCACTCTCGTATTCGGCTACAAtaagctcctcctcctcggggtctcctgactcctccccctgatCCTCCTTACTGAGCTCTAACAGCTTCACCGCTTCATCGTCCTCACAGCTCTATAACACAGCACATGCAAGTGCACGCAGTACAACACCTTTGGTTGATGGAATCGGGCGCTGACATCATCTTTGCCAAAGCGCTATGCGTCATATTGTACGCTGTATACTCAAACAAACATACTTTTCTTTTCATGGTGTATTTCAGCTGGGCGTTGTGTCGGATCATCTCCAAGCGCTCCTCCCTTCGTTTCCTCCTCAGCTCGTCCTCCTGAcgggttgagagagacaagaagttaAGACGGACGCAAAAGCGTGGTGTATTCCACAGTACTGATGATCCGACCGAGTCAAGTCTCACTTCTGACCCGTAAGCACAACCTTTAATTTGCACACGAGGTCTCGCTCTGCCTTCTTCTGCACAAAGTCAGTGATCCAGTCGGGCTCTGctgaggagggagctggagggctctggagaggagaggtggagctcggggaggggagagtggcctctccctccccctgcagcaGGCTCGctgtctcttccctcctcctctcctcatggtCCCTCAGCCAGCTTAGTGCTCCACAGATCAGACTCAGAGACTTGCCCTGGAATGTAAACAACACCGAAATCTtaatgcagacacacacctagAGAAACCCACTGGGAGGTCATTGTGTTCAACATCTGATCAGATGCACATACTGTTCCGGTGGGGCTCTCAAAGATGCCAACTTTGCCATGCTCTAGTGCTCGATATAGAGCTTGCATAAACTGATCTTGTATGTGGTAGGGCTGGTAAGGGAAGGGGAACGTGGGACTTGCTACCTCCTCCATAACCGCCAATGGCCCTAGGAGATGAGATGGAGAGCACAAAAGCAGCACAGAATAATACATGTGGATTAAACATTCATAGAAGGGTCCTTGTTGACAGCAGTTATGGGGTTCTGTTTTAACTTGTATGTGATGCAATGTAACGTCCGCCCTTCAATGACATTCGTTACTGATAAACAAGAGATGTTTACCATTTGACCTGAGATAAGCTAGGATAAGCGGGGTAACACTAGGTCAGAGTGCATAAGGATTCAATATTGCAGGGCTCTAAAGTGTCACGCATTTGCCgtgagactcacgcatttcaaccagttctcacgctgagaagtaagggataacttgtcccgctgtatacaattaatggacgaggcgcagggcATACTGGGATGATAACTACCagtctcgagttatacagagttaaatgccAAATACCAATCAGAAAACATTACCAGTACCCCCATCAGCCGGAATTTTTTACCCAAACGTTGACAGATATGGTAATCTCACCCAaaacttttgataaaacttgagagccctgaataTAGATATCCTACAAACTACTTTTTCAGGCATCAAATTAGAAAGGCAAATAGGCGATTGACATATAATCAACATATACTTTGTGTACACCACACGTGTACAGAGACCTTTACTCAGACTGATCAGTAATCAATGGAAACCGCACATGTAGACAAAAACCTAGAATGGCAAATAGTCACATTTAGGGGGTTACCGACTTACTTGCTGAGTGACAAGCATCCATTGCTCAAGTAACTTAATTAAGTAAGTTAGTCAGGCTAGCAACAAGCAAGTGAGATAGGCTACATTATAATGCAAGCAACTTCAAATAACAAGACGTTCACCATTTCCTGATAGATGCGCGGTAAAATAATCAACCAATGGGACACTGGTAGCAGAAGACAGgaagctctagctatcttggcatgtaaaaacaaatgttaACATATATCGTTGGATAAATTGAAGACACGAATCACGAATTATTCATAAAATAATCCGTGTTGATGTTTCTCTTGAATTGATATTTCGTAATTGGTAACCCCTATTTTTTTAAACCACGGTTCCTTAATTCCTTAGTTCCTAAAtatatgtgtacatatatgtagATACTTATCAATATTTACACTTATAAATACATACACATTCCGTTTGAAATTAAAGGGGTTGAGGTCTTGAAGGAAGAAAAAACCGCCCATTGGAAGTTTCCGGGAATATAAAACATGCGAACCTCAAAttggctcctcctccactccttctGTAGGCTCGTCTGGAAAGTTCGGTTGCTTCTAATTTTGGGGAACTACGCTAGTTTGCAAACCGTAGCTTCAGACTTCTGCAATCATTTTACAGAGAAGGATCATAACAACGTAGACCTTTATCTGCGAAACCCAGTCTTTCATCGGACTAGTGCACACAAGGATCCTGTCAATTCATTTACGCCACAACAGCAATCATCACAATCTGTAGCTTGAATTAGTAGCGTGTGCGTTTCCTAGCAGTCTCCAAGTCCAACAAGCTACAAGAAGCTTTGATTTGTGTCGCAGCGTGTTAACATTCGTTAGCCAGTTCCTAAGTCGGAGTGAAGCCTTGGCTTGGAGCTGTTTCACTACACAGCAATGACTGCAGAAGAGATGGCTAATGAGGGACAACACACCGGCTTCCAAATGGAAGGAGAAGATATCACACCTAAGAAAGATGGAGGTGTTTTAAAGGTAAGTCGCCGGTTAACGGATCCCTAATATAAATCGCTGTAAATAGCTACTAGCTGGATGCAACAATGCTAGCATTTGTCAGATGCTAGCCGTAGCTAGCTTCCAGTTTGGGTCGTGGGAATGAATGTGTGGACTGCAGTCAGAAGCTTGGTATCTGGCTAGCTAGTGCCTGCTATTAACATAATTTgccatcaaatgtatttttattgcgTGCTGATTAAGAAGCATTAAGTTTCATGAAGTAGGTCAGATGATAAACGTTTGCTAACTAGCTCCCCGGTTAACCCTGCTGTTATTAACTAGCTAACACGCTAATGTTAGCCAAGCGTGCTTCTAGAAGGGTCTTGGCTCCTCGAGGAACGGATAGGCTACTGTTCGAATGATTGGCTAGAAATGTAATAAATATTTATGCATTTACCTTTTTTTCTTACCAGCAGTACCCACCAGGGTATGTCTAGGCCTAAATctttttaataataatattttatttgttgttgtcatCCAAGATCATTTTGTGAAATATCAAGCTTTTGTGATAGCTAAATGTAACCACGAAAGATCACACACATTTATGTATGTTGCCTTCAATTTATTTCGTAAAACACAGCCACTAAACGGTAATTAAGTTCAATTACACACCACTTCCCTTGTCTGTCCCCAGTTGGTGAAGAAGGAGGGCACGGGTATTGAGCAGCCCATGACCGGTGATAAAGTGTTTGTTCATTATGTGGGTACACTTTTGGACGGCACTCAGTTTGACTCAAGCcgtgacagaggagagaagttCTCATTTGAGCTGGGAAAAGGTGGGTACTGTCCATCACACATACTCTTGACTGGGTCACTTTTAAACCAGGCATCTTCCACTGCTCCAGTGTCATAAtgtgctgtgtgtctttgttcagGACAAGTGATCAAGGCATGGGATCTAGGTGTTGCAACAATGAAAGTGGGAGAACTGAGCCAGCTCATCTGTAAGCCCGAGTATGCCTATGGCACTGCAGGTAGCCCTCCTAAAATCCCACCCAATGCCACGCTGGTGTTCCAGGTAAGACCAATTGGAAGTGTTTGAGGTTGAAACTTAAAGGGTGTTCACAAGTCCTCCAGTCAAATTGCAGATTTCAGTCTGGTTCTGAATCCAACCTTCTGGATACAGGTGGAGCTGTTCGAGTTCCGAGGTGAGGACATAACTGAGGATGAGAATGGAGGAATCATCCGCCGTATCATCACCAAAGGCCAGGGCTACTCCAAACCCAATGAAGGAGCTGCTGTAGAGGGTACAAACACTCCCTCATCCTCACTGGGCTTGACTACGAACGCATCCGTTAGATAAGTGTGTCCTATACACACAGTCTGCTGGAGTTGGTGTGTAACTGCATCCTTTTGTGAGTCACCCACTGACCCTCATATTGCCATGTATGTCTGCAGTGACTTTGGAGGGGAGCTACGAGGGTCGTGTGTTTGACCAGAGAGAATTGAAGTTTGAagtgggagaaagggagagtctCGGCCTGCCAATCGGAGTGGAGAAGGCGCTTATGGccatggagcagggagaggagtccTTGTTCACCATCAAACCCAAGTATGACACCAACACTGTCACATCGCTGCatgcttttatttttatttttcactttaTATTTTATACTGTAGTTTGGTTAGTATTTTGTTGtaaatgttttccattcattcatttttatattgtatatttaaGGACTGAACGCACATTTGAAAGATTCAATATATTTATTATACGTTTACTTTATGCACCTACCCACCATAGTAAACTACTTTAGTACACATACTTTGCGCTTCAAACCTGATTCTGATATAAGAAGACACACTCATccatacacagacatgcatatTAATTTACCAGTCACTCACCCACACTAATGCACTCAGGGGATTTGAAAAGTAATGGTCTATCGATGTGTATTTTTAGTTTGTATTAAGAGGTGGTTGTGAATTCCAGGTATGGTTATGGAAATACTGGAAGCACAAAGTTTGACATTCCTGGAGGAGCCACACTTCAATACAAAATCAAGCTGACCAATTTTGAGAAGGTAAATATTTTAGCGTATcaaacgtgtgtatgtgtgcacgcaCATAAGTAACCAGTGACCCCCAAGTGTGTCTGGTCTGGACGACCCACTCCTGACTCAATCATGTTGTCTCTGTTCCTCAGGCTAAGGAGTCCTGGGAAATGAACACATCAGAGAAACTGGAGCAGAGTGCAATTGTCAAGGACAAGGGAACCCAATACTTCAAGGTATGTGCATGAAAACTGTATGTCTGCAGAGGTGACACACAGGCTAGTAGCTGTGGAGGGCACACAGAAAAATAAAGAACCtgtgtggtttgtgtttttttcttttaggAGGGAAAGTACAGGCAAGCATCTGTGCAGTACAAAAGGATTGTGTCGTGGCTGGAGAACGAATCCAATTTGGTAGACGGGGAGGAGCAGAAAGCGAAAGCTCTGCGATTGGCTGCTCACCTGAACCTGGCCATGTGCTTCCTTAAGCTACAGGAGCCAAGCCAGGCCCTGGAGAACTGTGACAAGGTACGCACATCCTCACCATGTTTCGAAGAACACATATTTTAATATATGGTTGGTGGTATATTTTTCCTTGAGTGCCTATTTTCTCCCTTCTATGCTCTGCATTTTTGCTCTGCATTGTTGAACAAATGTTGCCCCCTACTGATGTGTTTGGGTAGGCTATGGAGCTGGATGAGGCTAATGAGAAGGCCCTGTTCAGAAGGGGGGAGGCGCTGTTTGCCATGAAGGAGTTTGACAGGGCGAGAGGCGACTTCCAGCGTGTCACTCAGCTGTATCCTGGCAACAAGGCAGCCAAGAGCCAGGTACTTTAGTCTGAAATTGACAGATACACTTAAATTGAATGAATCCAGAGGTCCTTGTTGTCAACTACTGCTATCACTGCATTTCTTGCTAGGTGGGTCTATGTCAGAAATATATCAAGGATCAGCATGAGAAGGACAAACGTCTCTATGCTAACATGTTCCAGAAGTTTGCTGATCGGGACGCCAAGGTAAGGGGACAAGCCATTTAGGCTTTCACATGGGTGCTATAGAGGGAATTGTACGCAAGAAAAAAATGATTTCCAGGAAGATGTGTAACAGTTTGATatcattatatatattttgtatttatttattccctcactaaatatataaacatttgACAAACAATATTAACATATTTTGATGAAGACCTGCTATTAATGactttttttatatattgtgTTGGGCAGAAGGAGGCAGAAAAGGGCCCAGATGGAGGAAATGAGAatggggagatggaggtggaggccaATGGAGCGCAAGAGTAGAGAAAGGAGACCATGTGGCTGGCTTTCAGTCTGTCTACGACTAAGACACTTGCAACTTCAGTCGTTTGTGTTTTAAAgtgagtgtgtatatatgaGTTACGTGAGAATGAAGTGGagcaaaaaggaaaaaaaaaacactgatttTGTCCGTCTTCACTGGcttacctgtgtgtctgtgctactGCTATGGCAGCTAGTTGGCTGGGCTTCTATTGCCTATCTCACTCCAGgcctcaccacccctcccaaTTGCTTAAAGTGTGTCTGAAAGTAGTACCCTAGTCTTTGTGTTCCCAGAGTTCCAACCCTCACCAGTCAAGGGCTAGTCCATTCACCTAAGAGCTTGCATTGTCCCTCTGCCCCAACACATCTCCCCTCAGCCCTTGCCGAACccccgcacacgcacacatcttcCTCGGGCCTTgttgaacacccccccccccccccccatacacacacgcgcacacatctTCCTCGGGCAAACCGATCAACAGAAAGCGCCATTTATGATCaccgagtgtgtgtgcatggtgtgttcTGAGTGACGGTGTCTGTCTCTAGCAGCACTGAACAAAAGAGTAACAAGATCCTGATCCAGTCATGGCTTCTCTCTCAACCTAAGACTCCACTATAGCAGCAAGGGGTTACAAGACTGTTCCTCTTTTTGCTTTGTAAAACATTGACTTTGTTCTTGTCTTGtatcttttgttgttgtttttttcatgtgtgatttttttttttttgagttaCTGTTAATTTTTATGAGGATGATGAAATTAACTGGAATATGTTTATAAGCAGCTTCACCTTGACAGACCCAAGCCAAGTCTCtgttgtactgtacagtacatgtgtaCACATCTCAGACTATGATTGGTATCCCTGACCTAATCTCTGATATCCAGGCACTCACCCTCGGAGCTGCCAAAGCATAGTCTCCCGTAGGCCTCTTTCATGTAACAGGTGGATGAAATGCTAGGAGCTTGTTTCTATTACAGTTCTGTGGCTTACTCATTTAGCTTTTTCTACCCAGTGTCTATCAACGAGCCCGACTGTGATAAAGAAGAGAAATGGCTTGGACTGAGCACTAGGAGGACTGAGGGTGTGCTGTAGTTCTTTTCCATATGTTGAGGCTTTCTGGCCGAAGGATCTAATAAACAGCAGCTCAAGCTCGGGTCATGTCTTCATCATGAGTACAGAATGTGTTCACTTGCCTTTGTGTGTGGGTACAAGATACCTAATTTAGGGAAATACTTGATACACTGATAAGAATCAGTGAACAAAGCCTACTTGTTTTGAAATCTTGCCTGTACTCTGATCCATGCACATTGATAGGCTATAATACATTTTTGTCAAGGTATCAAGTTTTGGTTTCAACGTTACAGACACTCGTGCCCCTGttcccacaaaaaaaaaaaattatgggctatgttacacaaacaatgCATCTTAGTATTCTCAATTGGGTCCCTCCGTTTATTTGTCTCCACGGTAAACTCTGAATTTATAGTGAGAGAGAATTGGGTCCCGTTTTCCCTTGCGCAACTGGGTCACCGTCAGGGTCATTTTACCGCCATCTGCGGTGTCATTTTACGCACACAATACAAGCCATTCTTTTGATTAGGCTACACATATACATCTTACACTGCATAATAAAGGAATTAGAGCAAACTGGCGCCACGTTGTATCTACGTGTAGTCCAAGAACTTCTGTGACAGCGATTTTACGTGACAAACATTTTGTATACGCTAACTTGGCTTGAATTTATATTAAGTTAATTTACTTTTGTTTTATTCGTTTTAGCTACCTGGTGCTTCTCATTCGTAATAGCCTAGCAATCAATTACTTTTAGGTAGATTTCCTTAAACAATGGCAATACAGGTGCTTTCAAAAGAAATCGTTTAGATTAGCCTACCTGTTTCTTAGGTAAATTCACTAGCTAGTGGGTGCGGCCAATGTGACTCCACCCCTGAATCTCGccgtctctctgactgggacaAGTGGTGGGTGAATCGAGGCCCCTTGATCCATCTACAACTACTTACTGCCTGCGCCCTGGGTGCTTTCCGTTGGCGAGCGCAGTGAACCGTGAAGAAGACTTTGCAGTGTCAGGTGTTAGCTGTGTAGCCAAGTTAGCGACAATAGTCGTTGTCAGCAACCCATCACACTTCTGTGCTAGAAAGAAAACAAAGGGGAATTGAATTCAAGGTACCAGATACTTGGTGACTGGGATTACGGGATGAGAGGTTCAGCGTTCCCGGAACGTCGGAGAGCTCTGGGCGCCGTTTAATGTCAAATTGAAACTGGACAACCGTCCAGAAAAAAAAGACACGGATACATTCTCTAAAGGTTTCGTTAAGAAAATGATCAACTCGTTTTTTCCTCTTAAGAAACTTCGACGTAAcggcaaatacatttttttcgGAGTTATTCTGATAATTGGAGCTGTCGCcgtgtatcatgagtttgttgCAGCAAATGCATGGAGCTCGCATACCCGTAAGTAGCTTACCTACGGGAAAGGAAGCTCCCAACGAGCTATCTTCTCTATTATCAGGCGTTCCGATCACCAACTTTGTGTTTATTTATCAAAGTGTTTTGTGCGTCTACTTGCATGCCAAGCCATTCCATCTGAAAACGAATTGATCGGAAAACAACTATGTGTTAAAGGGGAGTGAGAGGGCACTCCTGGAGTCACACCTGCCAAGGACAGACATCTTAGATTACTTTCACCCTCGTCTGTTAATGAAAGTTTA
Proteins encoded in this region:
- the fkbp4 gene encoding peptidyl-prolyl cis-trans isomerase FKBP4 isoform X2 — its product is MTAEEMANEGQHTGFQMEGEDITPKKDGGVLKLVKKEGTGIEQPMTGDKVFVHYVGTLLDGTQFDSSRDRGEKFSFELGKGQVIKAWDLGVATMKVGELSQLICKPEYAYGTAGSPPKIPPNATLVFQVELFEFRGEDITEDENGGIIRRIITKGQGYSKPNEGAAVEVTLEGSYEGRVFDQRELKFEVGERESLGLPIGVEKALMAMEQGEESLFTIKPKYGYGNTGSTKFDIPGGATLQYKIKLTNFEKAKESWEMNTSEKLEQSAIVKDKGTQYFKEGKYRQASVQYKRIVSWLENESNLVDGEEQKAKALRLAAHLNLAMCFLKLQEPSQALENCDKAMELDEANEKALFRRGEALFAMKEFDRARGDFQRVTQLYPGNKAAKSQVGLCQKYIKDQHEKDKRLYANMFQKFADRDAKEAEKGPDGGNENGEMEVEANGAQE
- the fkbp4 gene encoding peptidyl-prolyl cis-trans isomerase FKBP4 isoform X1, producing MTAEEMANEGQHTGFQMEGEDITPKKDGGVLKLVKKEGTGIEQPMTGDKVFVHYVGTLLDGTQFDSSRDRGEKFSFELGKGQVIKAWDLGVATMKVGELSQLICKPEYAYGTAGSPPKIPPNATLVFQVELFEFRGEDITEDENGGIIRRIITKGQGYSKPNEGAAVEVTLEGSYEGRVFDQRELKFEVGERESLGLPIGVEKALMAMEQGEESLFTIKPKYGYGNTGSTKFDIPGGATLQYKIKLTNFEKAKESWEMNTSEKLEQSAIVKDKGTQYFKEGKYRQASVQYKRIVSWLENESNLVDGEEQKAKALRLAAHLNLAMCFLKLQEPSQALENCDKAMELDEANEKALFRRGEALFAMKEFDRARGDFQRVTQLYPGNKAAKSQVGLCQKYIKDQHEKDKRLYANMFQKFADRDAKKEAEKGPDGGNENGEMEVEANGAQE